One Cardiocondyla obscurior isolate alpha-2009 linkage group LG02, Cobs3.1, whole genome shotgun sequence genomic window, CGGGGtaagctttatttttcaattcacTGAATATTAACTTATGCAACtagatttaatattgaatatattttattttagtttggTTGTTTTTGCTGGAGATGTACATCCTATAGATATTATGTGCCACTTACCTGTTGTTTGTGAGGATAAAGATATTCCTTATTGTTTCACTCCATCAAGAATGGATATTGGTGCAGCAATGGGTATGAAACGTGGCAGCCTTATGGTACTTATAAAAGAACATTCTGAATACAAAGATCTCTATGATGAAATTAAAACTTCAATGAAAACACTTTCTGCACCGCTCTAATCTTAAggtaaaattgattaaattaagcATTTTATAGAATTAACTTGTCAAaagtatatacatttttttttataaagccATTCTGTATATacagttataaataattgtactgTTAATTTAATGTCGGTTTAAATATGCAGCCACTTTTCAATCTAAtgttttattgattttatacaataaaaaatgttacaactTTCCCGAAACCTTTAATtctccggaaaaaaaaataattaaatatagatttataataaacacgtatgttaatattttaaattaatttactaaaataagataacgtaaattaataattttttttttctttttttttttattttctttaacataATTACAGAACAAAGAAATTCATATTAGTAtgataaaaaggaaataaacgTGAAACGTGATGTGTGATTAGAATTATTGAACAGCATGTCTGGTAAAGTATTTCTAACTAATTAATTGTGGcgtattataaagaaatttattcatgAATGATGCGGACATCCTGCGTCTCAAATGAGATTATTCGTACAAATAACACAGTCGTATCTGCTAGATATTTTATCACGCCCGTACGCAAAAATAGTGcgtattgtatataaatatatgttacatATCGTGAAAAGACTATTATCACCCCTCAAGGTAGATGAGCGTAGAACGACGAttcgcattcgcgcgcactaGATTGAACCGAAACGCAGTTGTCGAGGTCGGTTCGATCGATTAGGGAAGTGCGAAATTAATCGTGGATTGTcggccgatttttttttttttttcgaactaCGTTCTCTGCGTTTTCGTCTCGCGTTCTTGTATATCTTAAGATACCGCCTGAACTAAATTCTTCCTTACAATTACAGAATATAAGTCGTATTTAATAGCTAATATTTATCCTCGTTACATCACGATACACATCGACAGCTATAAAAACCTATGTTCCTTCCTTCTgaaatgaaaatgtaaaacgttatttttttcccaAAAGCGTTTATCTAGTTCCCGTTTCTAGATCACTTACGTTTcaagcaatattttttttttaattttgaacgAAAAGCAAATAAGTTTCAATGTTCACAAATACATTTCCCGAACCATAtcttaaagaatttatttttgatactAAAACAGCTTAAAGTAGATTACttacttttatctttatcatttaattttttcaggcatttatatattttttgctgttgatattttgtactttataagaaaactataaaaataactaCAATGAAAGAATCAAAGTTCCACGTATATGTGTCTAGAATAATCAGATttgttgatataaaaaaataagacaacGAAACCATTAACGAAACATGTTTTACAACTAGTCTAGAACAGTCTCGTATATAAAGTTTACCTATCATGAGATCGAGAAATCCTTTTTCAATTCGCTCTCATTTAGATTGGAATGAGTCTAACTCTTTCTTTTCagtaatacaaaataaaaatatcacagataaatatattttgctatATTAACAATCGTTACGTAGGAACACGCGAGTTTAGacatgtaaataaatattataatatgataaaaattcatttattgCTATCTAGCTTTATGTAAATCGTGTTTCTCGTAAAgagagaatttaaaaaaagtgcACTTATGActc contains:
- the Nhp2 gene encoding H/ACA ribonucleoprotein complex subunit 2-like protein, whose amino-acid sequence is MEFDESKVKDENIEAPEISYDEKLRFINVISKPMAPKKLTKKIYKCIKKASKHKTYLRNGLKDVQKHLRKGETGLVVFAGDVHPIDIMCHLPVVCEDKDIPYCFTPSRMDIGAAMGMKRGSLMVLIKEHSEYKDLYDEIKTSMKTLSAPL